One part of the Tachysurus vachellii isolate PV-2020 chromosome 6, HZAU_Pvac_v1, whole genome shotgun sequence genome encodes these proteins:
- the si:ch211-51a6.2 gene encoding neurotrypsin isoform X2 codes for MDTGALSRLLLGCFLLCASGQVAQKDGHLDTVQSSGAARLIGGGSNKSGRLEIYLNGQWGTVCDTHLTDRDASVICRQLGLGEIGTALQHSYFGPGSGLFHYERLSCRGNENSLLECRGRKFVSGDCNHGNEAGVVCAAPAGNGAPLRLVGGQEDFEGRVEVYHNGQWGTICDDQWDDIDAEVVCRQLGLGGVPKAWSWSHFGHGAGLILLDGVECTGNELSLEECPHTPWGQHNCDHMEDAGVSCNPYTDGAVRLVGADIPWEGRLEVYHAGGWGTVCDDNWTEQHAQVVCRQLGFRGRAEIAPNGAYGDGTGLILLDEVRCEGKESSLLDCSHAEWGRHDCSHSEDVAIRCDRGGNNNDITSVPPVSGPLVRLVDGESRKEGRVEVFINSEWGSVCDDGWNDISAAVVCKQLGFVGVSKARSMAYFGEGQGPIHLDNVRCVGTESSLGECLADGSDKHNCRHSEDAGVICDYVSQPVADSTMATQSCGLRPNTQRRRRRIVGGDKSLRGDWPWQVSLWLRSQSKRNHPLCGATLINSCWVVTAAHCFKRFGSDSSRYVLRLGDYHTEERDDFERTLSPERIVIHKKYLSQGWEYDIALVRLKGTDGNCVSFNPHTNAACLPAHGDRKTKRPAACVITGWGVTDSEYSRTLLQAWLPMLPSWKCKKRYGSRFTGRMLCAGSLSNRRRVDSCQGDSGGPLVCQGEGGHWTLTGVISWGHGCGNPSYPGVYTRVSRFLKWIEKVTQGTA; via the exons ATGGACACCGGCGCGCTCTCGCGTCTTCTACTCGGTTGTTTTTTGCTTTGTGCATCGGGACAA GTTGCACAGAAAGATGGCCACTTGGATACTGTACAGAGCTCTG GTGCAGCCAGGCTGATTGGAGGAGGGTCTAACAAGAGCGGCCGTCTAGAAATTTACCTGAATGGCCAGTGGGGGACAGTTTGtgacacacacctgactgaCCGAGATGCAAGTGTCATCTGTCGACAGCTTGGCCTCGG TGAAATTGGTACTGCACTCCAGCACTCCTACTTTGGTCCTGGCTCGGGACTTTTCCACTACGAAAGACTTAGCTGCCGTGGGAATGAGAACTCTCTCTTAGAGTGCCGGGGCAGGAAGTTTGTCTCTGGTGACTGTAATCATGGAAATGAAGCTGGAGTGGTGTGTGCTGCACCTGCAG GAAATGGTGCTCCCTTGAGACTGGTGGGGGGCCAGGAAGACTTCGAGGGGCGAGTGGAAGTGTATCATAATGGCCAATGGGGTACAATCTGTGATGACCAGTGGGACGACATTGATGCCGAAGTGGTCTGTCGGCAGCTGGGACTTGG TGGTGTGCCGAAGGCTTGGTCATGGTCTCATTTTGGCCACGGGGCTGGGCTCATTCTGCTGGACGGGGTAGAGTGCACAGGAAATGAGCTCTCTCTTGAGGAGTGTCCTCACACACCCTGGGGCCAGCACAACTGTGACCACATGGAGGATGCTGGAGTGTCCTGTAACCCATACACAG ATGGTGCAGTACGTCTGGTGGGAGCAGATATTCCATGGGAAGGACGCTTGGAGGTTTACCATGCTGGAGGCTGGGGCACAGTGTGTGATGACAACTGGACTGAACAACATGCCCAGGTGGTGTGTCGGCAGCTTGGATTCAG AGGGCGTGCTGAAATAGCTCCAAATGGTGCTTACGGGGACGGCACAGGACTTATTCTGTTGGATGAAGTGAGGTGCGAGGGGAAAGAGAGCTCACTGCTGGACTGCAGCCATGCAGAGTGGGGACGCCATGACTGCTCCCACAGTGAAGATGTGGCTATACGCTGTGATAGAGGAGGAAATAACAATGACATTACTTCAGTTCCTCCAGTCTCAG GTCCCCTGGTACGGCTGGTGGATGGGGAGAGCCGTAAAGAAGGTCGTGTGGAAGTCTTCATTAACAGCGAGTggggcagtgtgtgtgatgatggctGGAATGACATCAGTGCTGCAGTAGTGTGTAAGCAGCTGGGCTTTGT TGGAGTATCTAAAGCCCGCTCCATGGCTTATTTTGGTGAGGGCCAGGGTCCAATCCACCTGGACAATGTGAGGTGTGTCGGTACAGAGTCGTCTCTGGGAGAGTGTTTAGCCGACGGGTCAGACAAACATAACTGCAGGCATAGTGAGGACGCAGGGGTCATCTGTGATTATGTGTCCCAGCCAGTAGCCGACAGCACAATGGCAACCCAGTCATGTGGCCTGAGGCCCAACACACAGCGCCGGAGGAGGAGGATCGTTGGAGGAGACAAGTCACTTAG AGGGGATTGGCCATGGCAGGTGTCTCTATGGCTAAGGTCTCAGTCCAAAAGGAACCATCCACTGTGTGGAGCTACTCTTATCAACTCCTGCTGGGTCGTCACTGCGGCTCATTGTTTTAAGAG GTTTGGCTCTGATTCCTCACGATATGTTTTGAGGTTGGGAGACTATCACACAGAGGAAAGGGATGACTTTGAGCGCACTCTCTCTCCTGAGCGAATTGTCATACACAAGAAGTACCTTAGCCAGGGCTGGGAGTACGACATTGCGTTGGTGAGGCTGAAGGGCACAGATGGGAACTGTGTATCTTTCaacccacacacaaacgctGCTTGCCTTCCTGCTCATGGTGACAGGAAGACGAAGAGACCTGCTGCGTGTGTCATCACAGGCTGGGGAGTTACAG ACTCTGAGTACTCACGTACCTTGCTGCAGGCCTGGCTTCCCATGCTGCCATCCTGGAAGTGCAAAAAACGTTATGGCAGCCGCTTCACTGGTCGCATGCTGTGTGCTGGCAGCCTGTCAAACCGTCGTCGTGTGGACAGTTGCCAGGGAGACAGTGGTGGTCCACTTGTGTGCCAGGGTGAAGGCGGGCACTGGACGCTAACTGGGGTCATTTCCTGGGGTCATGGCTGTGGGAACCCCAGCTATCCTGGGGTATACACTCGAGTCAGCAGGTTCCTAAAGTGGATTGAGAAGGTCACACAGGGTACTGCTTAA
- the si:ch211-51a6.2 gene encoding neurotrypsin isoform X1, protein MDTGALSRLLLGCFLLCASGQVAQKDGHLDTVQSSGPLSCFEGFTALGYYNGSMSQTDSGFPCLKWTEFPDYMLQYPGRGLGDHSYCRNPDRESQPWCFFRQHSGAIGWAYCNCHQGAARLIGGGSNKSGRLEIYLNGQWGTVCDTHLTDRDASVICRQLGLGEIGTALQHSYFGPGSGLFHYERLSCRGNENSLLECRGRKFVSGDCNHGNEAGVVCAAPAGNGAPLRLVGGQEDFEGRVEVYHNGQWGTICDDQWDDIDAEVVCRQLGLGGVPKAWSWSHFGHGAGLILLDGVECTGNELSLEECPHTPWGQHNCDHMEDAGVSCNPYTDGAVRLVGADIPWEGRLEVYHAGGWGTVCDDNWTEQHAQVVCRQLGFRGRAEIAPNGAYGDGTGLILLDEVRCEGKESSLLDCSHAEWGRHDCSHSEDVAIRCDRGGNNNDITSVPPVSGPLVRLVDGESRKEGRVEVFINSEWGSVCDDGWNDISAAVVCKQLGFVGVSKARSMAYFGEGQGPIHLDNVRCVGTESSLGECLADGSDKHNCRHSEDAGVICDYVSQPVADSTMATQSCGLRPNTQRRRRRIVGGDKSLRGDWPWQVSLWLRSQSKRNHPLCGATLINSCWVVTAAHCFKRFGSDSSRYVLRLGDYHTEERDDFERTLSPERIVIHKKYLSQGWEYDIALVRLKGTDGNCVSFNPHTNAACLPAHGDRKTKRPAACVITGWGVTDSEYSRTLLQAWLPMLPSWKCKKRYGSRFTGRMLCAGSLSNRRRVDSCQGDSGGPLVCQGEGGHWTLTGVISWGHGCGNPSYPGVYTRVSRFLKWIEKVTQGTA, encoded by the exons ATGGACACCGGCGCGCTCTCGCGTCTTCTACTCGGTTGTTTTTTGCTTTGTGCATCGGGACAA GTTGCACAGAAAGATGGCCACTTGGATACTGTACAGAGCTCTG GCCCTCTGTCCTGCTTTGAGGGTTTCACAGCACTAGGTTATTACAACGGCTCCATGTCACAGACAGACTCAGGTTTTCCCTGTCTGAAATGGACTGAGTTCCCTGACTACATGCTGCAGTACCCAGGTAGAGGGCTTGGAGACCATAGCTACTGCAGGAACCCTGACCGTGAGTCCCAGCCATGGTGCTTCTTCAGACAGCACTCTGGAGCCATCGGCTGGGCTTACTGCAACTGCCACCAGG GTGCAGCCAGGCTGATTGGAGGAGGGTCTAACAAGAGCGGCCGTCTAGAAATTTACCTGAATGGCCAGTGGGGGACAGTTTGtgacacacacctgactgaCCGAGATGCAAGTGTCATCTGTCGACAGCTTGGCCTCGG TGAAATTGGTACTGCACTCCAGCACTCCTACTTTGGTCCTGGCTCGGGACTTTTCCACTACGAAAGACTTAGCTGCCGTGGGAATGAGAACTCTCTCTTAGAGTGCCGGGGCAGGAAGTTTGTCTCTGGTGACTGTAATCATGGAAATGAAGCTGGAGTGGTGTGTGCTGCACCTGCAG GAAATGGTGCTCCCTTGAGACTGGTGGGGGGCCAGGAAGACTTCGAGGGGCGAGTGGAAGTGTATCATAATGGCCAATGGGGTACAATCTGTGATGACCAGTGGGACGACATTGATGCCGAAGTGGTCTGTCGGCAGCTGGGACTTGG TGGTGTGCCGAAGGCTTGGTCATGGTCTCATTTTGGCCACGGGGCTGGGCTCATTCTGCTGGACGGGGTAGAGTGCACAGGAAATGAGCTCTCTCTTGAGGAGTGTCCTCACACACCCTGGGGCCAGCACAACTGTGACCACATGGAGGATGCTGGAGTGTCCTGTAACCCATACACAG ATGGTGCAGTACGTCTGGTGGGAGCAGATATTCCATGGGAAGGACGCTTGGAGGTTTACCATGCTGGAGGCTGGGGCACAGTGTGTGATGACAACTGGACTGAACAACATGCCCAGGTGGTGTGTCGGCAGCTTGGATTCAG AGGGCGTGCTGAAATAGCTCCAAATGGTGCTTACGGGGACGGCACAGGACTTATTCTGTTGGATGAAGTGAGGTGCGAGGGGAAAGAGAGCTCACTGCTGGACTGCAGCCATGCAGAGTGGGGACGCCATGACTGCTCCCACAGTGAAGATGTGGCTATACGCTGTGATAGAGGAGGAAATAACAATGACATTACTTCAGTTCCTCCAGTCTCAG GTCCCCTGGTACGGCTGGTGGATGGGGAGAGCCGTAAAGAAGGTCGTGTGGAAGTCTTCATTAACAGCGAGTggggcagtgtgtgtgatgatggctGGAATGACATCAGTGCTGCAGTAGTGTGTAAGCAGCTGGGCTTTGT TGGAGTATCTAAAGCCCGCTCCATGGCTTATTTTGGTGAGGGCCAGGGTCCAATCCACCTGGACAATGTGAGGTGTGTCGGTACAGAGTCGTCTCTGGGAGAGTGTTTAGCCGACGGGTCAGACAAACATAACTGCAGGCATAGTGAGGACGCAGGGGTCATCTGTGATTATGTGTCCCAGCCAGTAGCCGACAGCACAATGGCAACCCAGTCATGTGGCCTGAGGCCCAACACACAGCGCCGGAGGAGGAGGATCGTTGGAGGAGACAAGTCACTTAG AGGGGATTGGCCATGGCAGGTGTCTCTATGGCTAAGGTCTCAGTCCAAAAGGAACCATCCACTGTGTGGAGCTACTCTTATCAACTCCTGCTGGGTCGTCACTGCGGCTCATTGTTTTAAGAG GTTTGGCTCTGATTCCTCACGATATGTTTTGAGGTTGGGAGACTATCACACAGAGGAAAGGGATGACTTTGAGCGCACTCTCTCTCCTGAGCGAATTGTCATACACAAGAAGTACCTTAGCCAGGGCTGGGAGTACGACATTGCGTTGGTGAGGCTGAAGGGCACAGATGGGAACTGTGTATCTTTCaacccacacacaaacgctGCTTGCCTTCCTGCTCATGGTGACAGGAAGACGAAGAGACCTGCTGCGTGTGTCATCACAGGCTGGGGAGTTACAG ACTCTGAGTACTCACGTACCTTGCTGCAGGCCTGGCTTCCCATGCTGCCATCCTGGAAGTGCAAAAAACGTTATGGCAGCCGCTTCACTGGTCGCATGCTGTGTGCTGGCAGCCTGTCAAACCGTCGTCGTGTGGACAGTTGCCAGGGAGACAGTGGTGGTCCACTTGTGTGCCAGGGTGAAGGCGGGCACTGGACGCTAACTGGGGTCATTTCCTGGGGTCATGGCTGTGGGAACCCCAGCTATCCTGGGGTATACACTCGAGTCAGCAGGTTCCTAAAGTGGATTGAGAAGGTCACACAGGGTACTGCTTAA